A region of Paractinoplanes abujensis DNA encodes the following proteins:
- a CDS encoding HAD family hydrolase — MLRGVLLDLDDTLIDHHGAVRAALDLWLPELGVASTSETSALWDEVQERHMVAWRERRVSFAEQRRRRLRDFLPQIRIPYEENDLDPIFEGYLRAYESSWRRFPDVDEALAALGAAGLTTAVLTNGTVEQQRAKLAKAGLEGRVGPLFTVEDLGVAKPSPDAFRLACERIGLEPARVVSVGDRHDLDVLPARAAGLRAIHLDRRDAGPHDEPDRLTTLTGLAAALSR, encoded by the coding sequence GCGTGGCGTACTGCTTGATCTCGATGACACGCTGATCGATCACCACGGAGCGGTGCGGGCGGCGCTCGACCTGTGGTTGCCCGAGCTCGGGGTCGCGTCGACTTCGGAGACTTCTGCGCTCTGGGACGAGGTGCAGGAGCGGCACATGGTGGCCTGGCGCGAGCGCCGGGTGAGCTTTGCCGAGCAGCGGCGGCGACGGCTGCGCGACTTCCTGCCGCAGATTCGGATCCCGTACGAGGAAAACGACCTGGACCCCATCTTCGAGGGCTATCTGCGGGCGTACGAGTCCTCGTGGCGGCGCTTCCCCGACGTGGACGAGGCGCTGGCCGCGCTCGGGGCCGCGGGCCTGACCACCGCGGTGCTCACCAACGGCACGGTCGAGCAGCAACGCGCAAAACTCGCCAAGGCGGGGCTCGAGGGCCGGGTCGGTCCGCTGTTCACGGTCGAGGACCTGGGCGTGGCCAAGCCGTCGCCCGACGCGTTCCGGCTGGCCTGTGAGCGCATCGGGCTCGAACCGGCCCGGGTCGTCAGCGTCGGCGACCGGCACGACCTGGACGTGCTGCCCGCCCGCGCGGCGGGGCTGCGCGCCATCCATCTCGACCGGCGCGACGCCGGGCCGCACGACGAGCCCGACCGCCTGACCACACTGACCGGCCTGGCCGCGGCGCTGTCCCGTTAG
- a CDS encoding dienelactone hydrolase family protein: MKVSEEDVRIPGAGHEIRAKVLTPVGGGTWPGVVLYSDIFQLTESTLRTCRRLAAAGLIVCVPEIYPRGELAGVALEFDDAGKQAGLAGAAAMSTAEFDEDRVSVLDYVTARPDVTTVHAAGYCLGGHLAFRAAFDERVTSTVCFYPTGLHNGALGADHADSLAAAARIRGQLMIIFGSRDPHVPAAARAQILAALYEAGHEDLELHVYAGGEHAFMRDVGPRYDPELTDRGLDEAVSFLRGRSLQ; this comes from the coding sequence ATGAAGGTGAGCGAGGAAGACGTACGGATCCCCGGGGCCGGTCACGAGATCCGGGCCAAGGTGCTGACACCGGTGGGCGGCGGCACCTGGCCGGGGGTGGTGCTCTACTCCGACATCTTCCAGCTGACCGAGTCGACGCTGCGCACGTGCCGCCGGCTGGCCGCGGCCGGGCTGATCGTCTGCGTGCCCGAGATCTATCCGCGCGGCGAACTGGCCGGGGTGGCGCTCGAGTTCGACGACGCGGGCAAGCAGGCCGGGCTGGCCGGCGCCGCCGCGATGTCGACCGCCGAGTTCGACGAGGACCGCGTGTCGGTTCTCGATTACGTGACCGCCCGCCCCGACGTCACCACGGTGCACGCCGCCGGTTACTGCCTGGGCGGACATCTCGCCTTCCGGGCGGCGTTCGACGAGCGGGTCACCTCGACCGTGTGCTTCTATCCGACCGGCCTGCACAACGGCGCGCTCGGGGCCGACCACGCCGATTCGCTGGCCGCGGCGGCGCGCATCCGGGGCCAGCTGATGATCATCTTTGGGTCGCGGGACCCGCACGTCCCCGCGGCGGCGCGCGCCCAGATCCTGGCCGCGCTCTACGAGGCCGGTCACGAGGATCTGGAACTGCACGTCTACGCCGGCGGGGAGCACGCGTTCATGCGCGATGTCGGCCCCCGCTACGACCCCGAGCTCACCGACCGCGGGCTCGACGAGGCCGTCTCGTTCCTGCGCGGGCGTTCGCTTCAGTAG
- a CDS encoding peptide chain release factor-like protein, with translation MSVHLLLSAGRGPRECDWALAELVRRLETEAAGLGLTIAKTARQRSVVVEIDGPGAASFARGWTGTLCWQAPSPFRTGIGRKNWYVVSQPCSTEVPRTTFDEGDVEVVATRTGGPGGQHRNKASTAVRATHRPSGLVVVVDTERQFSVNRRLAMRLLRERLASGDAAAEREAITARWRVHDTLVRGNPTRTERPATEANARAGTRRPRRARGR, from the coding sequence GTGAGCGTGCATCTGCTGCTCTCGGCCGGGCGCGGGCCGCGGGAGTGCGACTGGGCGCTGGCCGAACTCGTGCGGCGGCTGGAAACGGAGGCGGCCGGGCTCGGGCTGACCATCGCGAAGACCGCCCGGCAGCGGTCGGTGGTGGTCGAGATCGACGGGCCGGGCGCGGCTTCGTTCGCGCGGGGCTGGACGGGCACGTTGTGCTGGCAGGCCCCGAGCCCTTTCCGTACGGGCATCGGGCGCAAGAACTGGTACGTCGTGTCGCAGCCGTGCTCGACGGAGGTCCCGCGCACGACGTTCGACGAGGGCGACGTGGAGGTTGTCGCCACGCGCACCGGTGGGCCGGGCGGCCAGCATCGCAACAAGGCGAGCACTGCCGTCCGCGCCACTCACCGGCCGTCCGGGCTGGTCGTCGTGGTCGACACCGAACGGCAGTTCAGCGTGAACCGGCGGCTCGCGATGCGGCTGCTGCGGGAGCGGCTCGCGTCGGGCGACGCCGCCGCCGAACGGGAGGCGATCACCGCCCGCTGGCGTGTGCACGACACCCTCGTACGGGGAAACCCGACCCGGACGGAGCGGCCGGCTACTGAAGCGAACGCCCGCGCAGGAACGAGACGGCCTCGTCGAGCCCGCGGTCGGTGA
- a CDS encoding RNA ligase RtcB family protein, giving the protein MSEHASVRVFASPGSWIESDALDQCHRVAALDGMRHVAGMPDLHPGKGAPIGAAMLSSVLYPFLVGSDIGCGIAVFPITIKRPHRERLAARFPDLDRPLTPDDDLWPADIPAGHPESLGTVGRGNHFVELARVDAVLRGGRVAQGDLVLIVHSGSRGLGESILRAHTEVHGAGPAADPAAYLKAHDDAVRWGSLNRRLMAERVADALGAEPAEPIVDECHNFVEVRDGLYLHRKGAAGGDGKDVLIAGTRGTPSYLVAGHAGAEANFSVAHGAGRKMSRSDALRRNKVKHTVAELRRTAVGSLVVCGDRQLLFEEAPTAYKRIEQVVGDLVAHELATPVAVTIPLVTYKTRERS; this is encoded by the coding sequence TTGTCTGAGCACGCCTCCGTTCGTGTTTTCGCCTCGCCCGGCAGCTGGATCGAGTCCGACGCGCTCGACCAGTGCCACCGTGTCGCCGCCCTCGACGGCATGCGACACGTCGCGGGCATGCCCGATCTGCACCCGGGCAAGGGTGCCCCGATCGGCGCCGCCATGTTGTCGTCAGTGCTCTACCCGTTCCTGGTGGGCTCGGACATCGGCTGCGGCATCGCCGTCTTCCCCATCACCATCAAGCGGCCCCACCGGGAACGCCTGGCCGCCCGCTTCCCCGACCTCGACCGGCCGCTGACCCCGGACGACGACCTGTGGCCGGCGGACATCCCGGCCGGTCACCCGGAAAGCCTGGGCACGGTCGGGCGGGGCAACCACTTCGTCGAGCTGGCCCGCGTCGATGCGGTGCTGCGGGGGGGCCGGGTGGCCCAGGGCGACCTGGTGCTGATCGTGCACAGCGGTTCGCGCGGGCTGGGTGAGAGCATCCTGCGGGCGCACACCGAGGTGCACGGGGCCGGCCCGGCCGCCGATCCCGCGGCCTACCTCAAGGCGCACGACGACGCCGTACGGTGGGGGTCGTTGAACCGGCGTCTCATGGCCGAGCGGGTCGCGGACGCGCTGGGGGCCGAACCCGCCGAACCGATCGTCGACGAGTGCCACAACTTCGTCGAGGTGCGTGACGGGCTCTACCTGCACCGGAAAGGTGCGGCCGGCGGTGACGGGAAGGACGTGCTGATCGCGGGCACCCGCGGCACACCGTCCTATCTGGTCGCCGGGCACGCGGGAGCCGAGGCGAACTTCTCGGTCGCGCACGGGGCCGGGCGCAAGATGTCGCGTTCCGACGCGCTGCGGCGCAACAAGGTCAAGCACACCGTGGCCGAGCTCCGCCGTACGGCGGTCGGATCGCTGGTCGTCTGCGGCGACCGGCAGCTGCTGTTCGAGGAGGCGCCGACGGCCTACAAGCGCATCGAGCAGGTGGTCGGTGATCTCGTCGCGCACGAGCTGGCCACGCCCGTAGCGGTGACGATTCCGCTGGTCACCTACAAGACGCGGGAGCGGTCGTGA
- a CDS encoding NAD-dependent epimerase/dehydratase family protein gives MRRVVVIGATGHTGSYLVPRLVQAGHEVIAVSRAERQPHQERPEWQAVQRVTADRRAEDAAGTFGERIAALRPDAVIDMICFTPDSARQLVEALRPTRPLLVHCGSIWVHGPARRVPLTEDEPRTPYGDYGIGKAAIEELLHRETLAGGVPSIVLHPGHISGPGRRAINPAGNMDAEVWRRLAVGEPLPLPAFGMGILNHVHADDVAQAFQLALTRPAAVGSSFHVVAEQAMTSRGLATGVAAWFGRTPELEYVDWPEFEERAGKEHADVSREHIERGIAASIGKARAVLGYAPRYTSLEAMHGSLLWMVAHNQADVGGQPF, from the coding sequence ATGCGTCGAGTAGTGGTGATCGGGGCGACCGGGCACACCGGCAGCTATCTGGTGCCCCGGCTGGTGCAGGCGGGCCACGAGGTGATCGCGGTCAGCCGGGCCGAGCGGCAACCCCACCAGGAACGACCCGAATGGCAGGCCGTTCAGCGGGTGACCGCCGACCGCCGCGCCGAGGACGCCGCGGGCACGTTCGGCGAGCGCATCGCCGCCCTGCGCCCCGACGCCGTCATCGACATGATCTGCTTCACCCCCGACTCGGCCCGCCAGCTCGTCGAGGCCCTGCGCCCGACCCGCCCGCTGCTGGTGCACTGCGGCAGCATCTGGGTCCACGGCCCCGCCCGGCGCGTGCCGCTGACCGAGGACGAACCCCGCACCCCGTACGGGGATTACGGCATCGGCAAGGCCGCGATCGAGGAACTGCTGCACCGCGAAACCCTGGCCGGCGGCGTCCCCAGCATCGTGCTGCACCCCGGCCACATCAGCGGGCCCGGCCGCCGCGCGATCAACCCCGCCGGCAACATGGACGCCGAGGTGTGGCGCCGCCTGGCCGTGGGGGAGCCGCTGCCCCTGCCCGCGTTCGGCATGGGCATCCTCAACCACGTGCACGCCGACGACGTGGCCCAGGCCTTCCAGCTCGCCCTGACCCGGCCCGCGGCCGTCGGCTCCAGCTTCCACGTGGTCGCCGAGCAGGCCATGACGTCCCGCGGCCTGGCCACCGGCGTGGCCGCCTGGTTCGGCCGCACCCCCGAACTGGAGTACGTCGACTGGCCCGAGTTCGAGGAGCGGGCCGGTAAGGAACACGCCGACGTCAGCCGCGAACACATCGAACGCGGCATCGCCGCCAGTATCGGCAAGGCCCGCGCGGTCCTCGGCTACGCCCCGCGCTACACCTCGCTGGAAGCCATGCACGGTTCCCTGCTGTGGATGGTCGCCCACAACCAGGCCGACGTGGGCGGCCAGCCGTTCTGA